The Ignavibacteriales bacterium genome includes a region encoding these proteins:
- the pruA gene encoding L-glutamate gamma-semialdehyde dehydrogenase produces the protein MAISTFKNEPLTDFTKPANRKAMERALAKVKKMLGREYPIVIGGEEIQTENKFNSTNPSRPAEVIGTFQKADARLADKAVETAAAKFEEWKWVEPKKRADYLFKAAKLMRKRKHEFSAVMVYEVGKTWPEADADTAEAIDFMDFYAREMMRFAGKQPLTKMPGEKNELVYIPLGAGVIIPPWNFALAILAGMSSAAIVTGNTIVLKPSSDSPMTGWMYFALMREVGVPAGVINFVTGPGGSFGDAIVAHPKTRFVSFTGSKEVGIHINELAAKVQPGQKWLKRVVAEMGGKDSIVVDDQTDLEAAAQASIASAFGFQGQKCSAASRAIVVEKVYDKFVGLVKEKASKLKVGPSDDQGNYMGPVINESSKRKILAYIEKGIQEGGRLIAGGAQAPGDGYFVPATVIADVGPKATISQEEIFGPVLAIIKAKDFDHALEIANNTEFGLTGGVWTKNRKKIEKAKKVFHVGNFYINRKITGAMVGVHPFGGFNMSGTDSKAGGRDYLLLMMQAKSIAEKVK, from the coding sequence ATGGCAATTTCAACGTTCAAGAACGAACCTCTGACCGATTTCACCAAGCCTGCAAACCGGAAGGCTATGGAACGAGCGCTCGCCAAAGTGAAGAAGATGCTCGGCAGGGAATACCCGATCGTCATCGGGGGCGAAGAGATCCAGACGGAAAACAAGTTTAACTCCACGAATCCGTCCCGCCCGGCGGAAGTGATCGGTACGTTCCAGAAAGCGGATGCTCGCCTGGCGGACAAGGCCGTCGAGACCGCCGCCGCGAAATTTGAAGAGTGGAAATGGGTCGAGCCGAAGAAGAGGGCCGACTATCTCTTCAAAGCAGCGAAGCTCATGCGGAAACGAAAGCACGAATTCAGCGCCGTGATGGTGTACGAAGTCGGAAAGACCTGGCCGGAAGCGGACGCTGACACGGCCGAGGCGATTGACTTCATGGATTTCTACGCACGAGAGATGATGCGTTTTGCGGGAAAACAGCCGCTGACGAAGATGCCGGGCGAGAAGAACGAACTCGTGTACATACCGCTCGGTGCAGGCGTGATCATCCCTCCGTGGAACTTCGCGCTGGCGATTCTCGCCGGTATGTCCTCTGCGGCAATCGTCACGGGAAATACGATCGTCCTGAAACCGTCAAGCGACTCACCGATGACCGGCTGGATGTACTTCGCACTGATGCGCGAGGTTGGTGTCCCGGCGGGGGTCATTAATTTTGTCACCGGGCCCGGGGGTTCCTTCGGTGATGCGATCGTTGCGCATCCGAAGACCCGGTTCGTGTCGTTTACAGGTTCCAAGGAAGTCGGGATCCACATCAACGAACTCGCGGCGAAAGTGCAGCCCGGTCAGAAATGGCTGAAGAGGGTCGTTGCCGAAATGGGGGGCAAAGACTCTATCGTTGTGGATGACCAGACGGACCTTGAAGCGGCAGCGCAGGCGTCCATCGCGTCTGCATTCGGTTTCCAGGGGCAAAAATGTTCTGCGGCGTCGCGCGCAATTGTCGTCGAGAAGGTGTACGACAAGTTCGTCGGGCTCGTGAAAGAGAAAGCTTCAAAGTTGAAGGTCGGACCCTCGGATGACCAGGGCAACTACATGGGGCCGGTGATCAACGAGAGTTCCAAGAGGAAGATCCTCGCATATATTGAGAAGGGGATTCAGGAAGGCGGGCGGCTGATTGCGGGCGGTGCGCAGGCTCCGGGAGATGGGTACTTTGTGCCGGCAACGGTGATCGCTGACGTCGGCCCGAAAGCCACGATTTCACAGGAAGAAATTTTCGGTCCCGTTCTGGCAATCATCAAGGCGAAGGATTTCGATCACGCCCTTGAGATTGCGAACAATACTGAATTCGGTCTGACCGGCGGCGTGTGGACGAAGAACCGGAAGAAGATAGAAAAGGCGAAGAAGGTCTTCCACGTCGGAAACTTCTACATCAATCGCAAGATCACGGGAGCCATGGTCGGCGTGCATCCGTTCGGTGGATTCAACATGTCGGGGACGGACTCGAAAGCTGGCGGCAGGGATTATTTGCTCCTGATGATGCAGGCCAAATCGATTGCAGAAAAAGTGAAATAG
- a CDS encoding serine hydrolase produces MLLTQSRMCAFHNPSKWILLLLLTGVFSGICTAQQVSGASSAASTAKGGSEWVESTLQHLTLQEKVSQLIFPSIQGSYYAEDAGAWRELERLVVTRKVGGLVLSIGDVYEYAVQMNRIQELADVPLLVAGDFEYGVAMRVPRATAFPRAMAIGATRNVRYAFDIAKATALEGRALGVQQNYAPTIDVNNNPRNPVINTRSFGDDVTLVSDMGAAYVKGTQAGGMVSTIKHFPGHGDTDIDTHLGLVTLNLDKKHFETVELPPFKAAIRSGAMSVMVGHLAAPALDTGTGIPATVSPRITTDLLRNELHFDGLIVTDAMRMRAVSGKYGAGEASVLALKAGTDVVLMPADIDVAIDAVVAAVRRGEISERRIDASVRKLLKTKQWAGLDRNRFVDIQQVSGIVASREHEILAREVARKAVTVLGNRKDILPLSPTDTRKFLDLVVSDTEDPRDGRNFHSELRSRRNNIEFAKVDPRSNEIEYDAVLESAKSVDVILCQLHLTTRSGEMTGFVSSKQKALLSRLASLGKPVIAIAFGNPYVIMDFPKIDAYVCAYSNSDVMQDAVAEVVFAESPAEGKLPVAIPGLYKFGDGVAYPKMRLRRGLPEEAGFSREGLEKVDAIVEQAIRDTAFPGAVLVIAKDGIIVHEKAYGAYDYDPYSRRVDVSTIFDLASVTKVISTTSAMMRLVGEGKIKLDDPVVKYVPKFGQNGKEHITVYNLLVHNSGLVGWGRFFEVWKTPQKLLDTVFAAKLMYKTGDTTIYSDLGLITTGKIIEKVAGTTLDRFVDSVFFKPLGMSSTMFNPPERLWNHVMPTEVDNFWRKTGVAVRGTVHDENAWVLGGVSGHAGLFSTAPNLAILLQMELNGGTYGGKRYLREDIIRQFTTRQSEKSTRGIGWDMKPASRSWAGTLLSTKTFLHTGFTGTSVAADPERNLVVVFLTNRVYPTRDSQKISAVRPQVHDAVVRALRQE; encoded by the coding sequence ATGCTTCTGACACAATCGCGAATGTGCGCTTTTCACAATCCGTCCAAATGGATTCTTCTACTCCTCCTCACGGGCGTGTTCTCAGGCATTTGCACCGCCCAACAGGTGTCCGGAGCCTCTTCGGCTGCTTCGACGGCGAAGGGGGGCAGTGAGTGGGTAGAATCCACTCTTCAGCACCTGACTCTCCAGGAAAAGGTCTCTCAGCTGATATTCCCGTCGATTCAGGGATCCTATTACGCCGAAGATGCGGGTGCGTGGCGTGAGCTCGAACGCCTTGTCGTCACCCGGAAGGTCGGCGGTTTGGTCCTGTCCATCGGCGATGTGTACGAGTATGCGGTACAAATGAACCGGATTCAGGAACTAGCCGACGTGCCGCTTCTTGTTGCCGGTGATTTCGAGTACGGGGTGGCCATGCGCGTTCCACGAGCCACCGCGTTCCCCAGGGCCATGGCAATTGGAGCGACCAGAAACGTTCGCTATGCATTTGATATCGCAAAAGCGACTGCCCTGGAAGGCCGGGCTCTGGGCGTTCAGCAAAACTACGCACCGACAATCGACGTCAACAACAATCCCCGGAATCCGGTCATCAATACGCGGTCGTTTGGTGACGATGTAACCCTGGTCAGCGACATGGGGGCTGCGTATGTCAAGGGGACGCAAGCCGGTGGAATGGTCTCGACCATCAAGCATTTCCCGGGTCACGGCGATACAGATATCGACACACACCTGGGGCTCGTGACGCTCAACCTCGACAAGAAACACTTCGAGACTGTCGAGCTCCCGCCGTTCAAGGCAGCGATTAGAAGCGGTGCAATGTCCGTCATGGTTGGGCATCTCGCTGCACCGGCGCTCGACACCGGAACGGGCATCCCTGCGACTGTTTCTCCAAGAATCACAACTGATTTGCTTCGCAATGAACTGCACTTCGACGGTCTCATCGTGACCGACGCGATGCGTATGCGTGCTGTCTCGGGCAAGTACGGTGCGGGAGAAGCGTCTGTCCTCGCACTCAAAGCGGGAACGGACGTCGTCCTTATGCCGGCGGACATCGATGTCGCGATCGACGCTGTCGTCGCCGCGGTGAGGCGTGGAGAAATCTCCGAACGCCGTATCGATGCATCGGTGCGGAAGCTCCTGAAGACAAAACAGTGGGCCGGGTTGGACCGGAATCGTTTCGTGGATATCCAGCAGGTCTCCGGCATCGTCGCCTCACGTGAACATGAAATACTCGCACGTGAAGTCGCCCGCAAGGCTGTCACCGTGCTGGGAAACAGGAAGGACATCCTCCCGTTGTCGCCGACGGACACGAGGAAGTTCCTTGACCTGGTTGTTTCCGATACAGAAGACCCACGTGACGGTCGCAATTTCCACTCTGAACTCCGCTCCCGCCGCAACAACATCGAATTCGCCAAAGTGGACCCGCGTAGCAATGAGATCGAATATGATGCTGTGCTTGAGAGCGCGAAAAGTGTCGACGTGATTCTCTGCCAGTTGCACCTGACCACGCGTTCTGGCGAGATGACCGGATTCGTCAGCAGCAAGCAGAAGGCCCTGCTCAGCCGTCTCGCGTCGCTGGGCAAACCGGTCATTGCGATCGCATTCGGGAATCCATACGTTATCATGGACTTTCCAAAAATCGATGCGTATGTGTGCGCCTATTCGAACTCCGACGTCATGCAGGATGCCGTCGCCGAAGTCGTGTTCGCGGAATCGCCCGCCGAGGGAAAGTTACCCGTTGCAATTCCGGGCTTGTACAAGTTCGGAGATGGTGTCGCATACCCTAAGATGAGGTTGCGGAGAGGCCTGCCCGAGGAGGCAGGGTTCTCGAGAGAAGGGCTTGAGAAAGTGGATGCCATTGTTGAACAGGCCATTCGGGATACAGCGTTCCCGGGAGCGGTTCTGGTCATTGCAAAGGACGGGATCATTGTTCATGAAAAAGCATACGGTGCGTATGACTACGACCCATATTCGAGGCGGGTTGACGTAAGCACCATCTTTGATCTGGCCTCGGTAACAAAAGTGATCTCGACGACGAGTGCCATGATGCGGCTCGTCGGCGAAGGGAAAATCAAACTCGACGATCCGGTCGTCAAGTACGTCCCGAAATTCGGCCAGAACGGAAAAGAACACATCACGGTCTACAATCTGCTCGTGCACAATTCCGGCCTCGTCGGATGGGGGAGATTCTTCGAGGTGTGGAAGACGCCTCAGAAGCTGCTCGACACGGTCTTCGCAGCGAAGCTGATGTACAAGACAGGCGATACGACGATCTACAGCGACCTCGGCCTCATCACAACCGGAAAGATTATCGAAAAAGTTGCGGGGACAACGCTCGACAGGTTCGTCGACTCCGTCTTCTTCAAGCCGCTCGGTATGTCGAGCACAATGTTCAATCCGCCCGAAAGACTGTGGAATCATGTCATGCCGACCGAAGTCGACAATTTCTGGCGCAAAACGGGCGTGGCAGTGCGCGGAACGGTGCACGATGAAAACGCCTGGGTGCTTGGGGGCGTTTCGGGACACGCGGGACTATTCTCCACCGCCCCAAATCTCGCTATTCTCCTTCAAATGGAATTGAACGGCGGGACCTATGGCGGCAAGAGGTATTTGAGAGAGGACATCATACGACAGTTCACCACCCGGCAGTCTGAAAAGAGCACACGCGGCATCGGCTGGGATATGAAGCCCGCGAGTCGATCGTGGGCGGGCACCCTTTTATCCACAAAAACGTTTTTGCACACGGGCTTCACGGGGACTTCTGTGGCGGCTGATCCAGAAAGAAATCTCGTTGTTGTGTTCCTGACGAATCGCGTCTACCCAACGAGAGACAGTCAAAAAATCAGTGCTGTCAGGCCCCAGGTCCATGATGCTGTCGTAAGGGCTTTGAGACAAGAATAA
- a CDS encoding MFS transporter yields the protein MEPRKPSYRQPWAWVPSLYFAQGIPYVVVMTVSVIMYKRMGISNTDIALYTSWLYLPWVIKPLWSPLVEIFRTKRFWIVTLQLIIGAALASVALTIPLPGFFQITLAILWLMAFSSATHDIAADGFYMLGLEQHQQAAFSGVRSTFYRIAMITGQGLLVVLAGSIETSSSLPTGNVSVTVRRDASLLANAFPLDSAFVPESQPRIVSFPEQVIMRLEPRPRKEIDSIVALAKAWNINHGFRPAEQKRSSSDSTWWERSVSAPLASFVRTNFGEQSGQPVSSLLKGNIGVIFVRMSKAPDAAKGRAVTFGRISGDNSIKVIEGERLQLTDANWTTPALVVVQADATLKEESSAVFTATSGDISLAWSVTFGALALLFSLFFLYHKFFLPYPVADGNVGAVSFKNFFGEFVKIFQLYFKRKNILVILAFLLLYRFAESQLVKLVTPFLLDPRDKGGLGLTTSEVGLTYGTVGIVALTLGGLLGGYLVSRQGLKFWLWPMVFIIHLPDLAFVYLSQVQPESRIFINAAVATEQFGYGFGFTAYMLYMILVSEGKHKTAHYAICTGFMALGMMIPGMFSGWLQELVGYKHFFIWIMLSTIPGFFVASMVKIDPSFGRKAAQPQ from the coding sequence ATGGAACCGAGAAAGCCAAGTTACCGGCAGCCCTGGGCCTGGGTACCGAGCTTGTATTTCGCACAGGGGATACCCTACGTTGTCGTCATGACTGTCTCCGTCATCATGTACAAACGAATGGGGATCTCGAATACAGACATCGCCCTCTATACAAGCTGGCTCTACCTGCCCTGGGTCATCAAACCTCTCTGGAGTCCCCTCGTTGAAATTTTCAGAACGAAGCGTTTCTGGATCGTTACACTCCAGTTGATTATCGGCGCGGCCCTGGCTTCGGTTGCGCTCACGATTCCTCTCCCGGGATTTTTTCAGATAACGCTCGCGATTCTCTGGCTGATGGCCTTTTCTTCCGCTACGCACGACATCGCTGCAGACGGATTCTACATGCTGGGACTTGAGCAGCATCAGCAGGCAGCATTCTCCGGGGTGAGAAGTACCTTCTATCGCATTGCCATGATCACTGGCCAGGGGCTGTTGGTTGTCCTGGCGGGATCCATCGAGACATCCTCCAGTCTCCCAACCGGAAACGTTTCTGTGACAGTCCGGAGAGATGCATCGTTGCTCGCAAACGCCTTTCCCCTCGATTCCGCGTTTGTCCCGGAATCTCAGCCCAGGATTGTGAGCTTTCCTGAACAAGTAATCATGCGACTGGAGCCTCGACCGAGGAAAGAGATCGATTCCATCGTTGCGCTCGCTAAGGCGTGGAATATCAATCACGGATTCCGTCCCGCTGAGCAAAAACGATCGTCCTCCGACTCGACCTGGTGGGAACGGTCAGTGAGTGCGCCATTGGCATCGTTTGTACGGACCAATTTCGGCGAGCAATCAGGGCAACCTGTCTCATCATTGCTCAAAGGAAACATCGGTGTGATCTTCGTGAGAATGTCAAAGGCCCCCGACGCAGCAAAAGGACGGGCGGTGACCTTTGGAAGGATTTCGGGTGACAACAGTATCAAAGTGATCGAAGGCGAGCGCCTCCAGTTGACCGATGCGAACTGGACGACGCCGGCCCTCGTTGTCGTCCAGGCGGACGCAACGCTCAAAGAGGAATCTTCCGCAGTGTTCACTGCTACGTCCGGGGATATTTCCCTTGCGTGGTCGGTTACGTTTGGCGCCCTCGCTCTTCTGTTCAGCCTCTTCTTCCTGTATCACAAATTCTTCCTGCCGTATCCTGTGGCGGACGGAAATGTGGGGGCCGTGAGCTTCAAGAACTTCTTTGGGGAATTCGTCAAGATCTTTCAGTTGTATTTCAAACGCAAAAACATTCTCGTGATACTCGCCTTCCTTCTCTTGTACCGGTTCGCGGAGTCTCAACTGGTGAAACTGGTTACCCCGTTCCTGCTCGATCCTCGTGACAAGGGAGGGCTTGGATTGACCACCAGCGAAGTCGGCCTGACATACGGGACTGTGGGGATTGTGGCGTTGACCTTGGGCGGACTTTTGGGAGGCTATCTTGTATCGCGACAGGGGCTGAAATTCTGGCTCTGGCCCATGGTGTTCATCATCCATTTACCGGATCTTGCGTTTGTCTATCTCTCGCAGGTTCAACCAGAGAGCCGGATTTTCATCAATGCCGCGGTGGCAACGGAGCAGTTTGGCTACGGTTTCGGTTTTACAGCGTATATGCTCTATATGATCCTCGTTTCGGAAGGAAAGCACAAAACCGCCCATTACGCGATCTGCACAGGATTCATGGCGCTTGGGATGATGATCCCGGGCATGTTCAGCGGCTGGCTGCAAGAACTTGTCGGATACAAGCATTTCTTCATCTGGATAATGCTCTCGACGATTCCGGGATTCTTCGTCGCTTCGATGGTGAAAATCGATCCCAGCTTCGGCAGAAAAGCGGCACAGCCTCAATAA
- a CDS encoding SpoIID/LytB domain-containing protein, which translates to MIKEEPNIHVGVVEHAAEIRGVLNGSFELPTTIHLEGSFTARCVDRRIVLFDHEGVEVMKGNDIAFRPLRNGTFTLNGVTIGISFHWERKEDQTFEGSLRLLAAPDGTITAINELSVEAYLRSVISSEMSAEAPLELLKAHAITSRSWLVAMLDRQKRGKNVHTPALRSRESDSELVRWYDREDHTAFDVCADDHCQRYQGITKIISAQAREAIDSTRGSFLLHEDEICDARYYKACGGLTELFENAWEDTSVPYLQSVSDGERLYPAVVTEDQAREWILSSPDAYCNTTDGEILRQILPSFDQETTDFFRWKVEYSREELERIVEKKSGIDFGTIMDLVPLRRGPSGRIIRLKIVGSKRSIIVGKELEIRRWLSNSHLYSSAFVAELERDGSGVPSRIVLRGAGWGHGVGLCQIGASVMAARGKKAEEIVLHYFPGARLQKLY; encoded by the coding sequence ATGATCAAAGAAGAACCTAACATACACGTTGGAGTTGTCGAACACGCGGCGGAAATCCGCGGAGTGCTCAACGGGTCGTTTGAACTTCCGACAACGATCCATCTCGAAGGCTCCTTCACAGCACGTTGCGTGGATCGTCGCATCGTCCTGTTCGATCACGAAGGGGTGGAGGTGATGAAAGGGAACGACATTGCGTTTCGTCCTCTTCGCAATGGCACGTTCACCCTGAACGGAGTGACGATCGGGATCAGTTTCCATTGGGAGCGAAAAGAGGATCAGACATTTGAAGGCTCGCTCCGGCTCCTCGCCGCGCCGGACGGAACGATCACAGCGATAAACGAACTCAGCGTCGAAGCATACCTGCGAAGTGTCATCTCGTCCGAGATGAGTGCTGAAGCCCCGCTGGAATTGCTGAAGGCACACGCAATCACTTCGCGGAGCTGGCTTGTCGCAATGCTTGATCGGCAGAAACGCGGCAAGAACGTCCATACTCCCGCGTTGCGTTCCAGGGAATCGGATTCGGAGCTTGTGCGCTGGTATGACCGTGAAGATCACACCGCGTTCGATGTCTGTGCTGACGACCACTGTCAGCGATACCAGGGCATCACCAAGATTATCTCGGCGCAAGCCAGGGAAGCCATCGATTCTACGCGCGGTTCGTTCCTCCTGCACGAAGACGAGATCTGCGATGCGCGCTACTACAAGGCGTGCGGCGGTTTGACGGAACTCTTCGAAAACGCGTGGGAAGATACGAGCGTGCCGTATCTCCAGTCTGTGTCGGACGGGGAGCGTCTATATCCCGCCGTTGTTACCGAGGACCAGGCGAGGGAGTGGATCCTGTCTTCACCCGACGCGTACTGCAACACGACGGACGGGGAAATCCTCAGGCAGATTTTGCCCTCCTTTGACCAGGAAACGACAGATTTTTTCCGGTGGAAGGTGGAGTACTCCCGCGAAGAGCTGGAACGCATCGTGGAAAAGAAGTCGGGCATCGACTTCGGGACAATCATGGACCTTGTTCCCCTTCGGCGGGGCCCTTCAGGCAGAATCATTCGGCTGAAGATTGTAGGGTCAAAAAGAAGTATTATCGTGGGGAAGGAACTTGAAATCCGGCGATGGTTGTCGAACAGCCATTTGTACAGTTCTGCGTTTGTCGCAGAGCTTGAGCGCGATGGCAGCGGCGTCCCATCCCGGATTGTGTTGCGGGGCGCCGGCTGGGGGCATGGCGTTGGTTTGTGCCAGATCGGAGCTTCTGTCATGGCCGCCCGCGGAAAGAAGGCAGAGGAAATTGTTCTTCATTATTTTCCCGGGGCCCGGCTTCAGAAGCTTTACTAG
- a CDS encoding DUF4922 domain-containing protein — MIEEKLFAVFELSSHTSALAELSVSLLESQKKTWPQLTAGYASLDSIRLREIACQGYSVWLQYNPGRIVSTGAKVDARSIQERRCFLCVQNLPETQKGILYKKEFLVLCNPAPIFREHFTISHVEHIPQLFANSALCCLELARDLSPRLTVFYNGPKCGASAPDHMHFQACPSGAIPVERAACENNRRNARKSINNVQILTLEGFGREVVVLESQDIVNLENVLRQLIGSLAAVTGTTEEPLMNLLCSYADSAWRVILFPRSKHRPDAYFKEGDDRILISPAAVDIGGLIITPIEKDFNVLEASIIEGVFSEVSLAKELVDAAIEKLS; from the coding sequence TTGATTGAAGAAAAGCTCTTCGCCGTATTCGAACTATCGTCGCACACGAGCGCTCTTGCTGAGCTTTCGGTCAGCTTGCTCGAGAGTCAGAAGAAGACCTGGCCCCAGCTTACAGCCGGGTATGCGTCGCTGGACTCGATACGGCTCCGCGAGATTGCGTGCCAAGGATACTCAGTCTGGCTCCAGTATAACCCGGGCCGCATCGTCAGCACGGGGGCGAAGGTCGATGCCAGGTCTATACAAGAGCGCCGCTGTTTTCTCTGCGTTCAGAACCTGCCTGAAACGCAGAAGGGAATTCTCTACAAAAAGGAATTCTTGGTGCTCTGCAATCCGGCTCCGATCTTCCGCGAACACTTTACGATTTCCCACGTCGAGCATATCCCACAGCTTTTTGCGAATTCGGCGCTGTGCTGCCTCGAACTTGCCCGCGATCTCAGTCCGCGTCTGACGGTCTTCTACAATGGACCGAAGTGCGGCGCATCCGCTCCGGACCATATGCACTTCCAGGCATGCCCTTCCGGAGCGATTCCGGTGGAACGTGCTGCGTGCGAGAACAATCGCAGAAACGCCCGCAAGAGTATCAACAATGTTCAGATCCTGACACTTGAAGGATTCGGCCGAGAGGTGGTTGTGCTCGAGTCACAGGATATTGTGAACCTCGAGAACGTCCTTCGACAACTCATCGGGTCGCTTGCCGCCGTCACGGGTACGACTGAAGAGCCGCTGATGAACCTCCTGTGCTCGTATGCAGACTCTGCCTGGCGCGTGATCCTGTTTCCCCGGAGTAAGCATCGCCCTGACGCCTACTTCAAAGAGGGGGATGATCGGATCCTGATAAGTCCCGCGGCAGTTGATATCGGAGGGCTGATTATTACGCCCATCGAAAAAGACTTCAACGTACTCGAAGCTTCCATCATCGAGGGAGTCTTCAGCGAGGTGAGTCTCGCGAAAGAGCTGGTGGATGCGGCGATTGAGAAGCTCTCCTGA
- a CDS encoding GNAT family N-acetyltransferase translates to MAQPIRRWTLDDLAVIQDVLWKTWLDSYSHFIPEADLKSYFSEHYDLDSLRTLFHNPMADGFVALDDNKVVGFMRTARDPEENRYYISSIYVLPQSQTKGLGRGLMVRAAEEARAFRLDRVWIGVMVQNTQALDWYKSMGYEVVRTEPFTMGKSTVDHHVGFLKVDSIR, encoded by the coding sequence ATGGCACAACCCATTCGCCGCTGGACTCTCGATGATCTGGCCGTTATTCAGGATGTACTCTGGAAGACATGGCTCGATTCTTACTCACATTTTATTCCTGAAGCAGATCTGAAGAGCTACTTCTCGGAGCACTATGACCTCGATTCGCTGAGAACGCTCTTCCATAACCCGATGGCGGATGGCTTCGTCGCCCTCGACGACAACAAGGTGGTTGGGTTCATGCGAACCGCCCGCGATCCGGAGGAGAACCGGTACTACATTTCCTCCATCTACGTGCTGCCGCAGTCCCAAACAAAGGGTCTCGGCAGGGGGTTGATGGTGCGCGCCGCGGAAGAAGCGAGAGCATTCCGACTCGACCGGGTCTGGATCGGAGTCATGGTGCAAAACACGCAAGCGCTCGATTGGTACAAGTCGATGGGGTACGAAGTTGTCCGTACAGAGCCCTTCACGATGGGAAAATCGACCGTCGATCATCATGTTGGATTCCTCAAGGTCGATTCGATTCGCTGA
- a CDS encoding glycosyltransferase family 2 protein, whose protein sequence is MSLMSVALPFTTQPHFESTLRQFIDSPLVEKIFVIHSGQYAGRYEKCEGYVSQTLTSGKLLNALLGKVATEHFLFITQTQEIQLGQASLERFADIASQTSAGMCYSDYFEVKKGVRSERPVIEYQLGSVRDNFEFGALLWFSMDAVRAALKKYGDVADVNAAGLYDLRLKVSVDHELFHIQEYLYTKVESDLRLTGEKLFDYVDPRNQAVQKEMESVATQHLKHVGAYLAPSFKLVPQSAGSFPVEASVVIPVRNREHTVADAVKSVLEQKFDGTFNIIVVDNHSTDGTTKVLADLAAKNPSVKHLIPQRQDLGIGGCWNEAVFSPHCGRFAVQLDSDDIYSGTETLQKVVNLFRTGHYAMVIGSYKLVNMNLEEIPPGLIDHREWTPENGRNNALRINGLGAPRAFDTGLLRTVRLPNTSYGEDYAVALALSREYQIGRIFEPLYLCRRWEGNTDSALSIERANRNDVYKDKIRTIEMSARQRLNRQGA, encoded by the coding sequence ATGAGTCTGATGTCCGTTGCGCTTCCCTTCACCACGCAACCGCATTTTGAATCAACGCTTCGTCAATTCATCGACTCTCCGCTCGTTGAGAAGATCTTCGTCATTCATTCCGGTCAGTATGCCGGGAGATATGAGAAATGCGAAGGATATGTTTCTCAAACGCTCACGTCCGGCAAACTCCTGAACGCCCTCCTTGGCAAAGTGGCAACGGAGCATTTCCTGTTCATCACGCAGACACAGGAAATCCAGCTCGGCCAGGCCTCGCTGGAACGCTTCGCAGATATCGCCAGTCAGACTTCCGCGGGCATGTGCTACTCTGACTATTTCGAGGTTAAAAAAGGAGTCCGCTCGGAGCGGCCGGTGATTGAATACCAGTTGGGCAGCGTGCGCGACAATTTCGAGTTCGGAGCGCTCTTGTGGTTTTCGATGGATGCAGTCCGGGCAGCGTTGAAGAAATATGGCGACGTAGCAGATGTTAACGCGGCTGGCCTCTATGACCTCCGCCTGAAGGTCTCTGTCGACCACGAGCTCTTCCATATCCAGGAATATCTCTACACAAAAGTCGAATCCGATTTGCGTCTGACCGGGGAAAAACTGTTCGACTACGTCGATCCAAGGAACCAGGCCGTCCAGAAAGAAATGGAATCTGTGGCGACCCAGCATCTGAAACATGTCGGGGCCTATCTCGCGCCGAGTTTCAAACTTGTTCCCCAGTCTGCAGGTTCATTCCCGGTTGAAGCGAGCGTGGTGATCCCCGTGCGCAATCGCGAGCACACTGTCGCAGACGCGGTGAAGAGCGTACTTGAGCAGAAGTTTGACGGTACATTCAACATCATCGTCGTTGACAACCACTCGACGGACGGCACGACAAAGGTCCTGGCGGACCTCGCCGCGAAGAATCCGTCGGTCAAACATCTCATTCCTCAGCGGCAGGATCTCGGCATCGGCGGGTGTTGGAACGAGGCGGTCTTCTCTCCTCACTGCGGACGCTTCGCAGTGCAGCTCGATTCCGATGACATCTACAGCGGGACGGAAACTCTTCAGAAAGTCGTGAACCTCTTCCGCACCGGCCACTACGCGATGGTTATCGGGTCGTACAAGCTGGTGAACATGAATCTCGAAGAGATCCCCCCGGGGCTTATCGATCACCGGGAATGGACTCCAGAGAACGGGCGGAACAATGCCCTCAGGATCAACGGGCTCGGTGCGCCGCGCGCATTCGATACCGGTCTTCTCAGGACGGTCAGGCTTCCGAACACGAGCTACGGCGAAGACTACGCAGTGGCGCTCGCCCTCTCCCGGGAATATCAAATCGGACGAATCTTCGAACCGCTCTACCTCTGCCGCCGCTGGGAGGGGAACACTGATTCGGCGCTTTCTATCGAGCGGGCAAACCGCAACGACGTTTACAAAGATAAGATCCGCACTATCGAAATGTCAGCACGCCAACGCCTTAATCGCCAAGGAGCTTGA